In Rattus norvegicus strain BN/NHsdMcwi chromosome 3, GRCr8, whole genome shotgun sequence, a genomic segment contains:
- the Tspan18 gene encoding tetraspanin-18 isoform X1, with product MEGDCLSCMKYLMFVFNFFVFLGGACLLGVGIWVLVDPTGFREIVATNPLLTTGAYVVLAMGGLLFLLGFLGCCGAVRENRCLLLFFFLFILIIFLVELSAAILAFIFREHLTREFFTKELTKHYQGDNDTDVFSATWNSVMITFGCCGVNGPEDFKLASVFRLLTLDTEEVPKACCRREPQTRDGVVLSREECQLGRNPFINKQGCYTVILNTFETYVYLAGAFAIGVLAIELFLMVFAMCLFRGIQ from the exons ATGGAGGGCGACTGTCTGAGCTGCATGAAGTATCTGatgtttgttttcaatttcttCGTATTT CTGGGAGGTGCCTGTCTTCTGGGCGTTGgcatctgggtcctggtggatcCCACCGGCTTCCGAGAGATCGTGGCTACCAACCCCCTGCTGACCACCGGCGCCTACGTTGTACTGGCCATGGGCGGTCTGCTGTTTCTTCTGGGCTTCCTGGGCTGCTGCGGGGCTGTCCGAGAGAACAGGTGTCTGCTGCTATTT TTTTTCCTGTTTATCCTGATCATCTTCCTGGTAGAGCTCTCAGCAGCCATCCTGGCCTTCATCTTCCGGGAACAC CTCACCCGAGAGTTCTTCACCAAGGAGCTTACCAAGCACTACCAAGGCGATAATGACACGGACGTTTTCTCTGCCACCTGGAATTCCGTCATGATCACA TTTGGCTGCTGTGGGGTCAACGGACCTGAAGACTTCAAGCTGGCCTCAGTGTTTCGGCTGCTAACACTGGACACTGAGGAGGTGCCCAAGGCCTGCTGTCGGAGAGAACCCCAGACTCGAGATGGGGTGGTACTGAGCAGGGAGGAGTGCCAGCTTGGGAGGAATCCATTCATAAACAAGCAG GGCTGTTACACTGTGATCCTCAACACCTTCGAAACCTATGTCTACCTGGCTGGAGCCTTTGCCATTGGGGTGCTGGCTATTGAG